In Deltaproteobacteria bacterium, the DNA window CGCGGGAGGGCGCCAAGACCACCGACGAGAGAGCAGAGAGCCCCGGGTGGTACGTCCTCGTACCCCTGGCCGCCGCGGTCATGGCGGGCATCGCCTTTCCCTTGCGGCGGGCCGCGCTGACCCTGACCCCCGAGCCGGTCTTCTTCACCGCCGTCACCGGCACGGTGGGCTTGGCCCTGCTGGGAATCACCCAGGCCGTGCCGGGGCTGGCGCAACGCTACGTCTGGGACCGGCGGGCGTTCTGGGCCTTTGTCACGGCGGGGCTCTTCGAGGGCGTCTCCGCCGGCGGCATCCTCTACGCCCTCAACGCCGGCGAGGTCATCGTCATCGCCCCCATCACCGCCACCCTCCCCATGTGGATCCTCCTGGGCACCGTCATCTTCCTCCGGGACATGGAGCGAGTGACCCGCGCCACCGTGCTCGGGACGGTGCTGGTGGTGACGGGGATCATCCTGGTGTCGGTGGCGCGTTGACGCCAACCGTCACGGCCGCGCCAGCTCGAAGTCGATCTCCCCCTGAAACAGCTTCACCCGCGACACACGGACCGTGACCGGGTCGCCCATGCGGAAGCTGCGGCCGTGGTTCTGGCCCTTGATGAGGTGGGCGGTGTCGTAATAGCGGTAGAAGTCGTCCTCCAGGGACTTGAGGCTCACCAGTCCTTCCACGAACCAGCGGTCCAGCTCGACGAAGAAGCCGAAGTTGGTGAGGTCGGTGATGACGCCGGTGTGTTCCTGGCCGATCTTGTCGGTCATGAACTGGGCCTTCTTGAGGTCCACCATCTCGCGCTCGGCGTCCATGGCCAGGCGCTCGCGCCGGGAGCTGTGGTCGGCGGCCTCGCGCAGGTAGGCGTCGAGGTCTTCGCGGGTGCCGGCATCGAGCTTGGGGCCGGCGGCGCGGTCCAGGAGCCGGTGGACCATGAGGTCGGGGTAGCGGCGGATGGGCGAGGTGAAGTGCAGGTAGGCGTCTGACGCCAGGCCGAAGTGGCCGGTGTTCTCCCGGTCGTAGAAGGCCTGCTTCATGGAACGCAGCAGCATGCGGTTCAGCACGCGTTCCTCGGGCTTGCCGCGGCACGCTTCCAGCACGCGCTGAAGCTCCCCGGACGAGATCTTCTCCTCGCTCCGGTGGAGCCGGTATCCGAGGGTGGAAAGGAACGGGCCTATGGCGTCCAGGGTGTCCTCGTCGGGTCCTTCGTGCACGCGGTACACGCACGGGAACTTCCGCTTCCGCAAGTGGCCGGCCACGGCTTCGTTGGCCGCGATCATGAATTCCTCGATCATGCGGTGGGCGATGGTGCGTTCGGCGCGCCGGATGTCGACGGGCACGTTGTCGTCGCCCAGCACGATCTCCGTCTCCGGCAGCTCGAAGTCGAGGCTCCCGCGGGCGCGCCGCCGGTCCATGAGGAGGCGCGTCAATTCCTCCATGGCGCGCAGGGAGTCCATCAGCGCCGGGTACTTCGCGCTGGCGGCGGCGTCCCGGTCCACCAGCATGCGCGCCACCTGGGTGTAGGTGAGCCGGGCCGCGCTGCGGATCACCGACGGGAAGATCTCCACCCGTTCGACTGCGCCCCGGCGGTCGATCTGCAAGAGCGCCGTGCGCGTGAGCCGGTCCACCCCCGGCTTGAGGCTGCAGATGCCGGTGGACAGCGCCGGCGGCAGCATGGGTAGGGCGCGGTCCGGGAAGTACACGCTGGTGCCGCGTTCATAAGCCTCGGCGTCGAGAACGGAGTCCCGCGGCACGTAGTGGGCCACGTCGGCGATGGAGACGTAGAGTGCGTAGCCGTCGTCGGCGGTGCGCTCCAGGCCGACGGCGTCGTCGAAGTCGCGCGCGGTCTCGCCGTCCACGGTGAAGGTGGTGAGGCCGCGCAGGTCGCGGCGTCCGGCTGGGCTCCGCGGGACACCGGCCGCGGCGTGGCGCCCGGCCTCCTCAAGGGCTTCGTCCGGGAAGTCCTCGGGCCAGCCGTAGCGGAAGATCACCGCCCGGGCCTGGACCTCGGGGTCGTCGGGCGCCCCCAGCACTCGTTCCAGACGCGCTTCGGCGGGCGTGTAGCCGCCGCCGTAGCGGGTCATCTCCACCGCCGCCACCTGGCCGGGCTCGAGCGGTCCGGGCGCCTTCAGCGGGATGGCGGGCGCCACACGCGGGTCCATGGGCACCACCACGGTACGGTCGCCCTCGGTCTGCACGACGCCCACCAGGCGCCGCTGGCCTCGCTCCAGGACCTCGACGACGTGTCCCTGGCTGTCGCCGTGGCGCTTCTTCTCCGGGCGCACCAGCACCCGGTCGCCGTGCATCACCCGGCGCATCTCCCTGCGGCTGAGGTAGATGTCCTCCATGCCCTTCTGGTCCGGCACGACGAAGCCGAAGCCGTCCGGATGCCCCTGCACCACGCCCGACACGAGGCTCGCGGCCTTGGCCAGGGTGTAGTGGTTCTTGTGGAGGCGGATGACGGTGCGTTCGTGGACCAATTCCTTGAGGGCGTCCGCCACCGCTTCCCTTGACGCCTTGCCGAAGCCCTTGCGGATCTCGCGCAGGCTGAAGCGATGGCCCGGCTTGGCCCGCATCAGCGAGAGCACGCGGGGTTTGAGGTCGGTGGGACCGCTCATTCCCTCAGGCTTCTTCGTCGCCGTCAGGCTCCAACGCGGCAAGCTCGCCCAGGAGCCAGTCGTCACCGAGACCGGCGGGCCGGGGAATCTCCTCCAGCGGGACTTCTCCGGAAAGTGCCTCGATCACGTCGCGCGCCAGCGGGAGCGAATCCTCCAGCACGAGCAGCACGATGACGGCCTCGCGCGGGTCCACGGTGCGGATGATGCCGAGCAGTTCGTAGGACTCCACGATGAACTTGATGTAGGCGATGTCTTGCCGGCGCACCCGGAGGTAGAGTTCGTGGACGTCCATGTCTGCGGCCCGCGGTGCAATGAAGGGATGAGCGTGGCGCGGCGCCAAGGCGCTCGCCGGCGTCAACGGAGCAGTTCCATGAAGCCCCGCCCAATGCGCTTCCACAGGTTGCCGCCGTCGTCTTCGGCCCGTGGCGGCCGCTCCTCCGCGAGCTTGTTGTACATGTAGCGCACGAGTTGCGGCACGTCGGGTTGGATGGTGATGTCGGGGATGCGGCCCGCGAGCCGGAAGGGCAGACTGATTCCCTCGGCGTCGAAGAGATAGCGTACGTTGCGGTAGCGGCCGCTCAGGTCGCGGGAAAACGCCGGCGACAGCACGAGGGTCGCCAGAAGTTCCACTTGCCCGTCCGGGTTCAGCGAGCCTTTGCCCACGATGCTGTAGTCGCCCGAGACCAGCCGCATGTCGTCGCTGCGGACCTTGCCCTGGCGGATGGTGAAGCGGCCGGCGACGCTCTCGAAGGAAGTCCGGTCGTCGCGTACCAGGGAGAGGAAGGCGGGGCCGGCCGCGTCGATGCGGTCGATCCCTTCCACGGCGTCGAGCGTCGCGAGAACCCCACGGACCGGGTTGAAGTTGCCGAGGACGCCCTTGTCCAGGGTCATTCGGCCCTGTCCGTCCAGGTTCCGGACGAGAGACGGCCAGTCCGTGCCCGTGCTGTGGAAACGGCCTTCGAGACTCACGTTTCCGTTGATTGAATCCGCGGGATAGTGGGGAAAGAGCGCGAGCAGTCCGTTGGCGTCCAAACCCTCCGCGGCGGGCTGCAGCTCGACGTCGAAGCCCCGGCCGTTCCGGCTCGTGACGGTGCCATGGCCGTAAACCGCGCCACCCAAGGTCTCGACGGCAAGCCGTCGCACGGTCAAGGAGCCGCGGGTCCAGTGCACGAGGCTCTGCAGGTTCTGATAGGTGGAGCCGCCGACCTGGCCGCTGGCGGAGGCCAGGTAGCCTCGCACGGAGGCAATGCCTTCGTGCAGTTGGGCGGAGCCCTCGTGAACGACGTCGCTGAAGGAGTGCGCCCGATGCGCGGAGTCGCCGGTCACGTCGCCGAGGTTCAGGAGGTCGGAGTGGAGGCTGTAGTGCAGCGTGGGTCGGCTCAGGTTGACCAGCAACCCGCGCAGCCGCAGGTCCGACAGGCCCGAGCGCAACCGCAGGTCGCGTATCTCGATCTCGTCGCCGCGGAATACGAGCTCTCCCTGGAGCCCTTGCACGTTCCTGTTCGTGCCGGGCGGGCCGATGATGCGGGCGTCGGCCAGGCTCACGTTGCCGCGGAGAGTCGGCGGTTCGGTGCGCGGCCCCGACCGGTGCCCCAGCGCCAGCCGGACGCTCACGGACCCGTCGAGCTGGTAGTCCTTGGCCGCCGGGACGATTCCTTGCCATCCTGCCAGCGGCACGTCATCGGCCTGAACACGGAGTTGAACGAGGTGTTCCGGTTGTTGGACGATGACACCGGAGAACGGCACCTTGGCGTTGTGAAGCCGGGCTTCGGCTTCGTGGATCACCATGCGGTCCGGGCGAGCCCGCAAATTCATGGCCAGACGGGCCGAAACTCCCGGCGCCTTGAGGAACCAGTCGCCGTACTGGATGGTGTGGTCGTCCGCATCCATGGTGACCCGGATCCTCAGATCGTCCAGCGGTCCCTCCAGCGCGTTGGCCATGCGGATGGGCTCGTGGACTCTCAACCCCGCCGGCACCATTTGTTCCACCCAGGGCAGTTGTCTGAGTTGGTCGAGCTGGACGGGTCCCAGGTCCAACTCGCCCTTGGCCATGGCGCGGTTCCATGGCGACCCTCCGGAGAAGTCCACTTCGCCGGTCAGGCGGGCGTTGTCGGCCGGGGCGCCGAACAAGGCGCCCGTGATCTCCATCCCGGATACGCGCGGACGGTCGATCCGGCCCGTCACCCTCGCGCTGACGGTCAAGGGGCCAGAGGGGCGGAGGTAGGCCGGGAAGTGCGCTTCCAGGAACGTCCAGGCACGCGACACCAGGGTTTGCGGCAGCGACGCGGCGCGAACCTCCAGGTCCACCTCGTTCCGGCTCCACTCCGACAAGGGCGCCGCCGTGCCCACGGTGCCGGCCACGGAGAACGGGCGCGTGCCGTCCTCGGACAGCGCGCCGGATACCTCGACGCGGATGCGCTGTCCCCGCTGCCATTGGAGCGTTGCCGTCAGGTCCCGCAGGCGCAGTTCCTCGGCCTTCTCGGAGGAACGGTCCACCAGGTAGAGCTTGGCGCCCTGGGCATGAACCGCCGCACCGTTGGCGTGGGCCGACTTGAAACCAGCCTTGAGCGGCTGCGCGGGCGCGAGGATGTTGACGTCGCCGTACTCGTTGCGGATGAGCTGGATTTCCGGCCGGTCGAGGACCACGTCGGAAACGGTGGGCGCGCCAGTCAGGAGCGACAGCCAGCCGAGGGAGAAGGTGAGCTCGTGCGCGCGGATCAGGGGTGTGGCGGCGAACCGTGGATCGTCGGCAACGCGCAGGTCCGTGACCGTGATGCCCAGGCTTCCCGGGCGCCGGAACAACCGCAGCCGGACGGATTCAAACGCCACCGCGCGGCCGACGGCGTTTTCGATCTCCCGGCGTATGGATTCCTTGCGGTTTTCCAGGAAGGCTTCCTGTCCCACCACCGCCGCCACGCCCAGCATCGTCGCGAGGGACAGGAAGATCAGCAGTCTGGATGCCTTGCTTCTCATGCGACGCAGCATCCCGGCCTTGCCGCAGGACGATCCCCTCTTTTGTCCCGGCAGCCCGGCCTCGAAAAATTATTCCCGATACGGGAATACTGTTCCCGATACAGTGATCGGATCGCTTTCCCTTCAATTCCTATCGGATATTTTTGTCCGCCGGTCAAGAGTCCGCGCGTTCCACGATGGTGGCGATGCCCTGGCCCACGCCGATGCACATGGTGGCCATGCCGTAGCGGCTGCCGCGTCGCTTCATCTCGTGGATCAACGTGGTCAGGATACGCGCGCCGCTGCAGCCCAGCGGGTGGCCCAGCGCGATGGCGCCGCCGTTGACGTTGACCTTGTCCGGGTCGATGCCGAGTTCCTGGACGCACGCCAGGGACTGGGACGCGAAGGCCTCGTTCAGCTCCACCAGGTCCAACTGGTCCGCGGTCAGGCCCGCGCGCTTGAGCGCCTTGCGGCTGGCCGGAATCGGCCCGATGCCCATGAAGGCCGGGTCCACCCCCGCCACCGCCGACGCCACGATGCGCACCACCGGCCTGAGCTTGAGCGCCTCCGCCCGCTCGCGCGACGCCACCAGCAGCGCCGCGGCCCCGTCGGACAGCGGCGACGAGTTCCCCGCGGTGACGGTGCCGTTCCGGACGAAGGCCGGGCGCAGGGCGGCGAGCTGCTCCAGGCTGGTGTCCGGCCGCGGCCCCTCGTCGCGGCCGTGCACCACGGGGTCGCCGCGCCGTTGCGGCACCGGCACCGGGATGATCTCGTCGTCGAGCCGCCCCGCTTCCTGGGCCGCCACCGCGTTGCGGTGGCTCTTGAGCCCGAACGCGTCCTGTTGCTCGCGGCCCACCGCGTACTTCTCGGCCACGTTCTCGGCGGTCTCGCCCAGGCTGATGAGTGGGTACATCTCCCCCATGCGCGGGTTCGGAAAACGCCACCCGAGCACGCTGTCGTAGACCGTGACCTCGCCGCGTGCGAAGGGCACCGCTCCCTTGGGCATCACCAGCGGCGCACGGGTCATCATCTCGACGCCGCCGGCCACGAACAGGTCGCCTTCCTCGGCCCCGACGGCGCGCGCGGCCTGGTTGACCGCTTCGAGCCCCGAGCCGCACAGGCGGTTCACGGTGGCGCCGGGCACCGAGTCGGGAATGCCCGCCAGGAGCGAGGCGTTGCGCGCCACGTTGCGGCAGTCCTCGCCGGCCTGGTTGGTGCAGCCGAGGATCACGTCCTCGATGGTCGCCCGGTCGATGCCGTTGCGGGCGATGAGCTTGTCGATGACGTGCGCCGCGAGATCGTCCGGCCGGACGTCCTTGAGGATCCCGCCGTAGCGCCCCATGGGGGTGCGCGCGGCGTCGATGATGACGGCTTCTGGCATGGTTTCCCTTCCCGCGGCGGAGGCCTGGTCCTCCGTCGTGCAATGTCAAATTCCGGCTTCGCCGTGGCGGTAGAACCCGCGGCCCGCGC includes these proteins:
- a CDS encoding DMT family transporter; the protein is MLPELVAVVAAAMYAVSFIVARRGLLYSTPATVTAFSMVFQAGIFSVAVAVRGMPDFSWYAVALMVAAGSLQPFVRQLTYRGMQTIGAARSGSLRATHPFWAGIIAISLLGEELTLPVFLGNVTVVAGIAAISREGAKTTDERAESPGWYVLVPLAAAVMAGIAFPLRRAALTLTPEPVFFTAVTGTVGLALLGITQAVPGLAQRYVWDRRAFWAFVTAGLFEGVSAGGILYALNAGEVIVIAPITATLPMWILLGTVIFLRDMERVTRATVLGTVLVVTGIILVSVAR
- the rnr gene encoding ribonuclease R, giving the protein MSGPTDLKPRVLSLMRAKPGHRFSLREIRKGFGKASREAVADALKELVHERTVIRLHKNHYTLAKAASLVSGVVQGHPDGFGFVVPDQKGMEDIYLSRREMRRVMHGDRVLVRPEKKRHGDSQGHVVEVLERGQRRLVGVVQTEGDRTVVVPMDPRVAPAIPLKAPGPLEPGQVAAVEMTRYGGGYTPAEARLERVLGAPDDPEVQARAVIFRYGWPEDFPDEALEEAGRHAAAGVPRSPAGRRDLRGLTTFTVDGETARDFDDAVGLERTADDGYALYVSIADVAHYVPRDSVLDAEAYERGTSVYFPDRALPMLPPALSTGICSLKPGVDRLTRTALLQIDRRGAVERVEIFPSVIRSAARLTYTQVARMLVDRDAAASAKYPALMDSLRAMEELTRLLMDRRRARGSLDFELPETEIVLGDDNVPVDIRRAERTIAHRMIEEFMIAANEAVAGHLRKRKFPCVYRVHEGPDEDTLDAIGPFLSTLGYRLHRSEEKISSGELQRVLEACRGKPEERVLNRMLLRSMKQAFYDRENTGHFGLASDAYLHFTSPIRRYPDLMVHRLLDRAAGPKLDAGTREDLDAYLREAADHSSRRERLAMDAEREMVDLKKAQFMTDKIGQEHTGVITDLTNFGFFVELDRWFVEGLVSLKSLEDDFYRYYDTAHLIKGQNHGRSFRMGDPVTVRVSRVKLFQGEIDFELARP
- a CDS encoding DUF4911 domain-containing protein, with translation MDVHELYLRVRRQDIAYIKFIVESYELLGIIRTVDPREAVIVLLVLEDSLPLARDVIEALSGEVPLEEIPRPAGLGDDWLLGELAALEPDGDEEA
- a CDS encoding thiolase family protein, producing MPEAVIIDAARTPMGRYGGILKDVRPDDLAAHVIDKLIARNGIDRATIEDVILGCTNQAGEDCRNVARNASLLAGIPDSVPGATVNRLCGSGLEAVNQAARAVGAEEGDLFVAGGVEMMTRAPLVMPKGAVPFARGEVTVYDSVLGWRFPNPRMGEMYPLISLGETAENVAEKYAVGREQQDAFGLKSHRNAVAAQEAGRLDDEIIPVPVPQRRGDPVVHGRDEGPRPDTSLEQLAALRPAFVRNGTVTAGNSSPLSDGAAALLVASRERAEALKLRPVVRIVASAVAGVDPAFMGIGPIPASRKALKRAGLTADQLDLVELNEAFASQSLACVQELGIDPDKVNVNGGAIALGHPLGCSGARILTTLIHEMKRRGSRYGMATMCIGVGQGIATIVERADS